One Methylobacterium sp. AMS5 genomic region harbors:
- a CDS encoding polyprenyl synthetase family protein, protein MGVVVTLDEGRSDPEASLTDLVSLVAAGMERVNATILSRTGSDVAMIPEVANHLIASGGKRLRPILTLACADLCRYGSGDGAVKLAAAVEFMHTATLLHDDVVDESDMRRGRVAARIKWGNEASVLVGDFLLGQAFRMMVEVGSLRALDILSAAATVIAEGEVMQLTAAKNIETSEDAYLAVIRGKTAELFAAACEVGPVLAGRPESEQAACRAYGMNLGIAFQLIDDVLDYGGTSAALGKNVGDDFREGKITLPIVLALRRGSDEERAFWRRTLEREDRAEGDLQQALAILSHHRALDDTIARARHYGDQARAALEPFPQGPIKAALLQVVDFCIARAH, encoded by the coding sequence TTGGGCGTCGTCGTTACCCTCGATGAAGGCCGCTCCGATCCGGAGGCCAGCCTCACCGATCTCGTGAGCCTCGTCGCGGCCGGGATGGAGCGGGTGAACGCGACCATCCTGTCGCGCACCGGCTCCGATGTGGCGATGATCCCCGAGGTCGCCAACCACCTTATCGCGTCCGGCGGCAAGCGCCTGCGCCCGATCCTGACGCTCGCCTGCGCCGACTTGTGCCGCTACGGCAGCGGTGACGGCGCGGTGAAGCTCGCCGCCGCGGTCGAGTTCATGCACACCGCGACCCTCCTCCACGACGATGTGGTGGACGAGAGCGACATGCGCCGCGGGCGCGTCGCCGCCCGCATCAAGTGGGGCAACGAGGCGAGCGTGCTCGTCGGCGACTTCCTGCTCGGCCAAGCCTTCCGCATGATGGTCGAGGTCGGGAGCCTGCGCGCTCTCGACATCCTGTCGGCGGCGGCGACCGTCATCGCCGAGGGCGAGGTGATGCAGCTCACCGCCGCCAAGAACATCGAGACGAGCGAGGACGCGTATCTCGCCGTGATCCGCGGCAAGACCGCGGAGCTGTTCGCGGCGGCCTGCGAAGTCGGCCCGGTGCTTGCCGGACGGCCGGAATCCGAGCAGGCGGCCTGCCGCGCCTACGGCATGAACCTTGGCATCGCGTTCCAGCTCATCGACGATGTGCTCGATTACGGCGGCACCAGCGCGGCCCTGGGCAAGAATGTCGGCGACGATTTCCGCGAGGGCAAGATCACCCTGCCGATCGTGCTGGCGCTCCGCCGCGGATCGGACGAGGAGCGCGCCTTCTGGCGCCGCACCCTCGAACGCGAGGATCGGGCGGAGGGCGATCTCCAGCAGGCCCTCGCCATCCTGAGCCACCATCGCGCCCTGGACGACACGATCGCGCGGGCGCGCCACTACGGCGATCAGGCCCGCGCGGCGCTGGAGCCTTTCCCGCAGGGGCCGATAAAGGCCGCCCTGCTGCAGGTGGTCGATTTCTGCATCGCCCGGGCGCACTGA
- a CDS encoding 4-(cytidine 5'-diphospho)-2-C-methyl-D-erythritol kinase, with translation MSVLTTRAPAKINLTLHILGRRPGDGYHALESLVAFADVADTLELVPGPDLSLDISGPTAGPAGPLDDNLVLRAARHLAAGVGGLRLGAFRLHKQLPVAAGIGGGSSDAAAALRLLAESNGLSLDHPAVIAAARATGADVPVCLDPRGRMMRGAGEEIGPVLGLASLPAVLVNPGVPVATAPVFKALGLAVGQRLDGAEHPVVRSGLDADAVLGAIAPARNDLEAPALSVAPVIGEALALLRARAGCRLARMSGSGATVFAIFSDDGAAEAAAGAIRAARPDWWVEPTRLA, from the coding sequence GTGTCCGTCCTCACCACCCGCGCTCCGGCCAAGATCAACCTGACCCTGCACATCCTCGGCCGCCGGCCCGGCGACGGCTACCATGCGCTGGAGAGCCTCGTGGCCTTCGCCGATGTGGCCGACACGCTGGAGCTGGTGCCGGGTCCTGATCTGTCGCTGGATATCTCCGGCCCCACCGCCGGGCCGGCCGGACCGCTCGACGACAACCTCGTCCTGCGCGCCGCCCGCCACCTCGCCGCGGGCGTGGGCGGCCTGAGGCTCGGTGCGTTCCGCCTCCACAAGCAACTCCCCGTCGCGGCCGGGATCGGCGGCGGATCGTCGGATGCCGCCGCCGCCCTGCGGTTGCTCGCGGAGTCGAATGGGCTTTCCCTCGACCACCCGGCCGTGATCGCCGCGGCCCGGGCGACCGGCGCCGACGTGCCGGTCTGCCTCGATCCGCGGGGGCGGATGATGCGCGGAGCGGGTGAGGAGATCGGGCCGGTGCTCGGCCTCGCATCGCTGCCGGCGGTGCTGGTCAATCCCGGCGTGCCGGTCGCGACCGCGCCGGTCTTCAAGGCACTCGGCCTCGCGGTCGGTCAGCGGCTCGACGGGGCGGAGCATCCGGTCGTCCGGTCTGGCCTCGATGCGGACGCCGTGCTCGGCGCCATCGCGCCGGCCCGCAACGATCTCGAAGCGCCGGCCCTTAGCGTCGCCCCCGTGATCGGCGAGGCCCTGGCGTTGCTGCGGGCTCGGGCCGGGTGCCGGCTTGCGCGGATGTCGGGCTCCGGGGCCACCGTGTTCGCGATTTTTTCCGACGACGGGGCGGCGGAAGCGGCGGCCGGAGCGATCCGCGCGGCGCGGCCGGATTGGTGGGTCGAGCCGACGCGGCTCGCCTGA
- a CDS encoding porin produces the protein MSRLKSGLLACCASLLAGPAGHAADDPGGNSRPIDDVRACNAYGAGFFFIPGTETCVRFSGRARYEAGFVPNRNRTQSQGDLSQARGMMRLNLDARSQTDYGLLRAFLRVEAASRTGILQSTGTQQRIGNAFPALGQDTFGRVQNFFVVEKAFVQFAGITAGHAASFFDFYAHDYEMSGLTTGSNLSSTNLLAYTSRIGGGLSLSLSMEDPFFRKQPVYAASVAADAAPLGAPSQFVVPTSAPTPVILAIDSGFNATGVAFLDAVQRARMPDFVAALHYDDSWGSAHLSSAVANINVGGFIATPALGPAGTTIATETAAALLAARGVTSGAQTDYGWAVQAGVKLNLPMIAPGDGIYLQAAYAEGAMNYTGFTFFSGSYASNLTPIQGASVQQFVSDAVVNPMTGKLDLSTSFTVVSSFLHYWSPEWRSAFFGSYGALDYKRGTRENFSMLNDLVGNAAPPNAFANPVAFSLSPVLRDTDQVIAGVSLIWSPVRDLEIGIEGTYIGTSVQSGRVPDATYPILVNGLPFVTASRHDAGQIRMRIQCDF, from the coding sequence ATGTCGCGGTTGAAATCGGGCCTGCTGGCCTGCTGCGCCAGTCTCCTCGCCGGCCCTGCCGGACACGCGGCGGATGACCCCGGTGGGAACAGCAGACCGATCGACGACGTGCGCGCCTGCAACGCCTACGGTGCCGGATTCTTCTTCATTCCCGGTACGGAGACGTGCGTCCGCTTCTCCGGCCGGGCGCGCTACGAGGCAGGTTTCGTTCCGAACCGCAACCGTACGCAGAGCCAAGGGGACCTATCCCAGGCGCGCGGGATGATGCGTCTCAATCTCGATGCCCGCAGCCAAACCGATTACGGCCTCTTACGGGCCTTTCTCCGTGTCGAAGCCGCGAGCCGCACCGGCATCCTCCAGTCCACCGGTACGCAGCAGCGCATCGGCAATGCCTTCCCGGCCCTCGGTCAGGATACGTTCGGCCGCGTCCAGAATTTTTTCGTCGTCGAAAAGGCCTTCGTCCAGTTTGCCGGCATTACCGCTGGCCACGCTGCCTCCTTCTTCGATTTCTACGCGCACGATTATGAGATGAGCGGCCTCACGACCGGATCCAATCTCTCTTCGACCAACCTGCTTGCCTATACGTCGAGGATCGGCGGCGGCCTGAGCCTGAGCCTGTCGATGGAAGACCCCTTTTTTCGGAAGCAGCCGGTCTATGCGGCCTCCGTCGCGGCCGATGCCGCCCCGCTCGGTGCGCCCTCGCAGTTCGTCGTGCCGACGTCGGCACCGACACCCGTGATCCTGGCAATCGATTCTGGCTTCAACGCCACGGGCGTCGCCTTCCTCGACGCCGTGCAGCGTGCCCGCATGCCCGACTTCGTGGCGGCGCTGCACTACGATGACAGCTGGGGCTCCGCCCATCTCTCCTCCGCCGTCGCGAACATCAATGTGGGCGGCTTCATCGCCACCCCGGCACTCGGCCCGGCCGGCACCACCATCGCGACTGAAACGGCGGCCGCACTCCTGGCGGCGCGGGGTGTCACGTCCGGCGCGCAGACGGATTACGGCTGGGCGGTGCAAGCCGGCGTCAAGCTGAACCTGCCGATGATCGCGCCGGGCGATGGCATCTACCTTCAGGCGGCCTATGCCGAGGGAGCCATGAACTACACCGGGTTCACGTTTTTCTCGGGCAGCTACGCAAGCAATCTGACCCCGATTCAGGGTGCTTCCGTCCAGCAATTCGTCTCGGATGCCGTGGTCAACCCGATGACCGGCAAGCTCGATTTGTCGACGAGCTTCACCGTGGTCAGCTCCTTTCTCCATTACTGGTCGCCGGAATGGCGCTCGGCCTTCTTCGGCAGCTACGGTGCGCTCGACTACAAGCGCGGAACGCGCGAAAACTTCAGCATGCTGAATGATTTGGTTGGCAACGCCGCCCCGCCCAATGCTTTCGCCAATCCGGTTGCCTTCAGCCTTAGTCCCGTGCTTCGCGACACGGATCAGGTGATCGCCGGCGTAAGTCTGATCTGGTCGCCGGTCCGGGACCTCGAGATCGGCATTGAGGGCACGTATATCGGTACTTCGGTCCAGAGTGGGCGCGTTCCGGATGCGACCTACCCGATCCTCGTGAACGGTCTGCCGTTCGTGACGGCCAGTCGCCACGATGCAGGTCAGATCCGCATGCGCATCCAATGCGATTTCTAG
- a CDS encoding tetratricopeptide repeat protein, with protein sequence MFGYAARRSATALTLLLASTGLGTLPAAAMQPRESSPLSEYEPAESLEGNFLSAYIAGASKDTAAAASYYREAVKGDPRNAELLERAFVSLLADGAMTDAFRAAERLATRESSNGLAQLALGVRQLKAGQYGPARQSFGRSGRGAAADLTGTLLTAWAYAGAGDGKRAYETLNRLRGERYFNVFRDYHAGLIASVIGDRAEAERKLKAAYDADHNTLRIVDGYARFEAGIGRTDLAIDAYSEFEKVMPRHPLVVDALDKLKAGKPLSPLIASAQEGAAEVLYGLGSAGSTQGDELPAVVYLRLALYLAPDHAVGRLTLADALDRMKQVERSNEAYAQIPASSPLKLNADIQIGLNLEQLGRGDEALQHLDTVLKANPDNVDVISALGNVQRARKKFTEATETYTRAINLIEPGREANNWTLFYFRGTAYERAGEWQKAEADLKKALSLVPPTQPNAKAQVLNYLAYSWVDRNMNIDDSFTMLKQAVDLSPRDGMIIDSLGWAYFRLGRWDDAVRELEKAVELKPGDPTINDHLGDAYWRTGRRLEGKFQWQHAKDLNPEPDELAKINAKLKDGLPEPDKPTATAENPPAQDPAQTVPAPVAAPHNAENPELPKGAPAPSEPPGAADKKPGK encoded by the coding sequence ATGTTCGGATACGCCGCCCGCCGGAGCGCCACCGCGCTCACCCTGCTGCTTGCTTCGACCGGTCTCGGCACCCTGCCGGCCGCGGCCATGCAGCCGCGGGAATCCTCGCCGCTCTCAGAGTACGAGCCGGCGGAGTCGCTCGAGGGCAACTTCCTCTCCGCCTACATCGCCGGTGCCTCGAAGGACACGGCCGCCGCCGCGAGCTACTACCGCGAGGCGGTGAAGGGCGATCCGCGCAACGCCGAGCTGCTGGAGCGCGCCTTCGTGTCGCTGCTGGCCGACGGCGCCATGACCGACGCCTTCCGCGCCGCCGAGCGGCTCGCCACCCGCGAAAGCTCGAACGGCCTCGCCCAGCTCGCCCTCGGCGTGCGCCAGCTCAAGGCCGGCCAGTACGGCCCCGCCCGCCAGAGCTTCGGCCGGAGCGGCCGGGGCGCGGCCGCCGACCTCACCGGGACGCTGCTGACCGCCTGGGCCTATGCCGGCGCGGGCGACGGCAAACGCGCCTACGAGACGCTGAACCGCCTGCGCGGCGAGCGCTACTTCAACGTCTTCCGCGACTACCATGCCGGGTTGATCGCCTCGGTCATCGGTGACCGAGCGGAGGCCGAGCGCAAGCTGAAGGCGGCCTACGACGCCGACCACAACACCCTGCGCATCGTCGACGGCTATGCCCGCTTCGAGGCCGGCATCGGCCGCACCGATCTCGCCATCGACGCCTACAGCGAGTTCGAGAAGGTGATGCCGCGCCACCCCCTCGTGGTGGACGCCCTCGACAAGCTCAAGGCCGGCAAGCCGCTCAGCCCCCTGATCGCCTCGGCTCAGGAGGGCGCGGCGGAAGTGCTGTACGGGCTCGGCTCGGCCGGCTCGACGCAGGGCGACGAGCTTCCGGCGGTGGTCTATCTGCGGCTCGCGCTCTACCTCGCCCCCGACCACGCCGTGGGTCGGCTGACGCTGGCCGACGCCCTCGACCGCATGAAGCAAGTCGAGCGCTCGAACGAGGCCTATGCGCAGATCCCGGCCTCCTCGCCGCTCAAGCTCAATGCCGACATTCAGATCGGTCTCAACCTCGAGCAGTTGGGCCGGGGTGACGAGGCGCTCCAGCACCTCGACACGGTCCTCAAGGCGAACCCCGACAACGTCGACGTCATCTCGGCGCTGGGCAACGTGCAGCGCGCGCGGAAAAAGTTCACCGAAGCGACAGAGACCTATACCCGCGCGATCAACCTGATCGAGCCCGGCCGTGAGGCCAACAACTGGACGCTGTTCTACTTCCGCGGCACGGCCTACGAGCGGGCCGGCGAGTGGCAGAAGGCCGAGGCCGACCTCAAGAAGGCGCTCAGCCTCGTTCCGCCGACCCAGCCGAACGCCAAGGCGCAGGTTCTCAACTACCTCGCCTATTCCTGGGTCGATCGGAATATGAACATCGACGACAGCTTCACCATGCTGAAGCAGGCCGTCGATCTCTCCCCGCGCGACGGCATGATCATCGACAGCCTCGGCTGGGCCTATTTCCGCCTCGGCCGCTGGGACGACGCGGTGCGCGAGTTGGAGAAGGCGGTCGAGCTGAAGCCGGGTGACCCGACCATCAACGATCACCTCGGCGACGCCTATTGGCGCACCGGCCGGCGACTTGAGGGCAAGTTCCAGTGGCAGCACGCCAAGGACCTGAACCCCGAGCCCGACGAGCTTGCCAAGATCAACGCCAAGCTGAAGGACGGCCTGCCCGAGCCGGACAAGCCGACCGCCACCGCCGAGAACCCGCCCGCGCAGGACCCGGCGCAGACCGTGCCCGCTCCGGTGGCGGCGCCGCACAACGCGGAGAACCCGGAATTGCCGAAGGGCGCCCCCGCCCCGAGCGAGCCGCCGGGCGCCGCGGACAAGAAGCCGGGCAAGTGA
- a CDS encoding LLM class flavin-dependent oxidoreductase — MSEPRKQLHLGAFMRPIGIHTAWWRYPGGFPDANFNLDHLVRFARTLEAAKFDAFFMADHLAVMNMPMEALKRSATVTSFDPLTLLPALAMVTERIGLIATASTTYNEPYHVARKFASLDHISKGRAGWNLVTSGNPDEALNFGRDAHLDHATRYARAREFFEVVTGLWDSWADDAFIRDVEQGLFFDPEKLRTLNHQGEFLKVKGPLNVARPVQGWPVIVQAGASEAGRQIAAETAEMVFGSASSLEAGQTFYADVKGRMAAAGRSRDALKILPGAFVVVGGTEAEAREKKARLDALVPVESGLANLSVRLGTDVSGFDLDAPLPEIPESNASKSGQAQIVDYARRTGASVRELARRVGGYGGLTFIGTPEQIADRMGEWLGAQACDGFNVMFPFVPEGLDDFCAEVVPELQRRGLFRTEYEGTTLRDHLGLERPGNRFFETR; from the coding sequence TTGAGCGAACCTCGAAAACAACTTCATCTCGGCGCATTCATGCGCCCGATCGGCATCCACACCGCGTGGTGGCGCTATCCCGGCGGCTTTCCGGACGCGAACTTCAACCTCGACCACCTCGTGCGCTTCGCCCGCACCCTGGAGGCGGCCAAGTTCGACGCCTTCTTCATGGCCGACCATCTGGCGGTGATGAACATGCCGATGGAGGCGCTGAAGCGCTCGGCCACCGTCACCTCGTTCGACCCGCTGACGCTGCTGCCGGCGCTGGCCATGGTGACCGAGCGGATCGGGCTGATCGCCACCGCCTCCACCACCTACAACGAGCCCTACCATGTGGCCCGCAAGTTCGCCTCGCTCGATCATATCTCGAAGGGACGCGCCGGCTGGAACCTCGTCACCTCCGGCAACCCGGACGAGGCGCTGAACTTCGGCCGCGACGCGCATCTCGACCACGCCACCCGCTATGCCCGCGCCCGCGAGTTTTTCGAAGTCGTCACCGGGCTGTGGGATTCCTGGGCCGACGACGCCTTCATCCGCGATGTCGAGCAGGGGCTGTTCTTCGATCCCGAAAAACTCCGCACCCTGAATCATCAGGGCGAATTCCTGAAGGTGAAGGGGCCGCTCAACGTCGCGCGGCCGGTGCAGGGCTGGCCGGTGATCGTGCAGGCCGGCGCCTCCGAGGCCGGGCGCCAGATCGCGGCGGAGACCGCCGAAATGGTGTTCGGCTCCGCCTCGTCGCTCGAGGCGGGCCAGACATTCTACGCCGACGTGAAAGGCCGGATGGCGGCGGCCGGCCGGTCCCGCGACGCCCTCAAGATCCTGCCCGGCGCCTTCGTCGTGGTCGGCGGCACGGAGGCGGAGGCGAGGGAGAAGAAGGCGCGGCTCGACGCGCTGGTACCGGTCGAGAGCGGGCTCGCCAACCTCTCGGTTCGTCTCGGCACGGATGTCAGCGGCTTCGATCTCGATGCGCCGCTCCCCGAAATCCCGGAATCGAATGCCAGCAAGAGCGGGCAGGCGCAGATCGTGGACTATGCCCGCCGAACGGGGGCGAGCGTGCGCGAACTCGCCCGCCGCGTCGGCGGCTATGGCGGGCTCACCTTTATCGGTACGCCGGAGCAGATCGCCGACCGAATGGGGGAATGGCTGGGGGCGCAAGCCTGCGACGGCTTCAACGTCATGTTCCCCTTCGTGCCGGAAGGGCTCGACGACTTCTGCGCGGAGGTCGTGCCCGAACTCCAGCGGCGCGGCCTGTTCAGGACGGAATACGAGGGAACGACCCTGCGCGACCATCTTGGCTTGGAACGGCCCGGCAACCGCTTCTTCGAGACGCGATAG
- a CDS encoding SPFH domain-containing protein — protein MAGANVTQDVPYRAVNGWVALFIAIPCLVLAALTFLGGGVLVLGRGSIGPAFLLVSVVVLVIGIVLLAGLITLKPRQAAVLTLFGRYHGTIARDGFWWRNPLTAVAKVSLATEAQETKIITVNDLMGNPITIAAAAIWRVQDAARATFDVGSYHDFVSLQAEAALRNIASTRPYDHEEAENVGDEAGDAKRRLAEKATRVASLRADRDAIHADLITELGQRVAVAGVVVEDVRITHLAYAPEIAGAMLKRQQAGAIIAARRQIVEGAVAIVRDTIRRLEQPEDGHAGILFDDQGRASMAQNMLIMIVGDREATPVVSVGTKP, from the coding sequence ATGGCTGGAGCGAACGTCACGCAGGATGTGCCCTATCGCGCCGTCAACGGCTGGGTGGCGCTCTTCATCGCCATCCCCTGCCTCGTGCTGGCGGCCCTGACCTTCCTCGGCGGCGGCGTGCTGGTGCTCGGCCGCGGCAGCATCGGCCCCGCATTCCTGCTGGTCTCGGTGGTGGTGCTCGTGATCGGGATCGTGCTGCTGGCCGGGCTCATCACCCTCAAGCCGCGGCAAGCCGCGGTGCTGACCCTGTTCGGGCGCTATCACGGCACCATCGCCCGCGACGGCTTCTGGTGGCGCAACCCGCTGACCGCGGTGGCCAAGGTTTCGCTCGCGACCGAGGCGCAGGAGACCAAGATCATCACGGTCAACGACCTGATGGGCAACCCGATCACCATCGCGGCCGCTGCGATCTGGCGGGTGCAGGATGCCGCGCGCGCCACCTTCGACGTCGGCAGCTACCACGACTTCGTCTCGCTGCAGGCGGAAGCGGCCCTGCGCAACATCGCCTCGACCCGGCCCTACGACCACGAGGAGGCGGAAAATGTCGGCGACGAGGCGGGCGATGCCAAGCGCCGGCTCGCGGAGAAGGCCACCCGCGTCGCCTCGCTCCGGGCCGACCGCGACGCGATCCATGCCGACCTGATCACGGAACTGGGCCAGCGCGTCGCGGTGGCGGGCGTGGTGGTGGAGGACGTGCGGATCACCCATCTCGCCTACGCGCCGGAGATCGCGGGTGCGATGCTCAAGCGCCAGCAGGCCGGCGCCATCATCGCGGCCCGCCGCCAGATCGTTGAGGGCGCGGTCGCCATCGTGCGCGACACGATCCGCCGCCTGGAACAGCCGGAGGACGGCCATGCCGGCATCCTCTTCGACGATCAGGGCCGCGCCAGCATGGCGCAGAACATGCTCATCATGATCGTGGGCGATCGCGAGGCGACGCCGGTGGTGAGCGTGGGGACGAAGCCGTAA
- a CDS encoding cyclic peptide export ABC transporter: MGQDGAILRHFRHDAIRLLRPVWPLVSVATALGAVGGLATAAALAKINEAFHGEGALADGVFLTFAGFAALSILGTFAASLGNTYAGGRIQAALSRDLTDKILTAPIERIERVGKHKLLASLQGDVTTIFSAIAFLSPIVVASGTLIGCGAYMILLSPALSAVTAAVLILESLGANALRRNMLRSFEEVRKNREASQKHYLTLTEAAKELRIGRERRLHLRDVALKACIEQGRHLMTRIAVIQQSLSMLSQSSNFLLFAGLITYKVLAGISGAELSGFVLVLLYIQGPISQLIHFVPVMGEAQIAYRRIAEFAAEGTEAEPNLLSAQAPATARRIREIALRGVSHGFPAAGDKAPFTLGPLDLTIRAGEILFIVGENGSGKTTLIKLLLGLYPPQAGEILLDGVPVTAQTRDAYRQHFSAIFFDYHLFDDLIPADGADPDAARPLLERLDLAHKVGISEGRFSTTDLSTGQRKRLALVQTVLEGRPVLVLDEWAAEQDPTFRRRFYEELLPDLRSGGRTLIVISHDDRYFGAADRVLHLAEGRIVAITERAMAEPA; encoded by the coding sequence ATGGGGCAGGACGGCGCAATCCTTCGTCATTTCAGGCACGACGCGATCCGGCTGCTCCGGCCGGTCTGGCCGCTGGTGAGCGTGGCGACAGCGCTCGGGGCGGTCGGCGGCCTCGCCACCGCAGCGGCTCTGGCCAAGATCAACGAGGCCTTCCACGGCGAGGGCGCGCTCGCCGACGGCGTCTTTCTGACGTTTGCCGGCTTCGCGGCCCTGAGCATTCTCGGCACCTTTGCGGCCAGCCTCGGCAACACCTACGCGGGCGGGCGCATCCAGGCGGCGCTCAGCCGCGACCTCACTGACAAGATCCTGACTGCGCCGATCGAGCGGATCGAGCGAGTCGGCAAGCACAAGCTGCTCGCCTCGCTCCAGGGCGACGTGACCACCATCTTCTCGGCCATCGCGTTCCTCTCGCCGATCGTGGTCGCGAGCGGGACGCTGATCGGCTGCGGGGCCTACATGATCCTTCTGTCACCCGCCCTCTCCGCGGTGACGGCAGCGGTCCTGATCCTCGAGAGCCTCGGCGCGAACGCCCTGCGCCGGAACATGCTCCGGTCCTTCGAGGAGGTCCGCAAGAACCGCGAGGCGAGCCAGAAGCACTATCTCACCCTCACCGAGGCCGCGAAGGAGCTGCGCATCGGCCGCGAACGCCGGCTCCACCTCCGCGATGTCGCGCTCAAGGCCTGCATCGAGCAGGGGCGCCACCTGATGACGCGGATCGCCGTCATCCAGCAATCGCTGTCGATGCTGAGCCAATCGAGCAATTTCCTGCTCTTCGCCGGCCTCATCACCTACAAGGTTCTGGCCGGCATCAGCGGCGCCGAACTCTCCGGCTTCGTGCTCGTGCTGCTCTACATCCAGGGACCGATCTCGCAGCTCATTCATTTCGTACCGGTGATGGGCGAGGCACAGATCGCTTATAGGCGCATCGCCGAGTTCGCGGCGGAGGGGACGGAGGCGGAGCCGAACCTGCTTTCCGCGCAAGCACCCGCAACGGCCCGCCGCATCCGGGAGATCGCCCTGCGCGGCGTGAGCCACGGCTTCCCGGCGGCCGGCGACAAGGCCCCCTTCACCCTCGGCCCGCTCGACCTGACGATCCGGGCCGGCGAGATCCTGTTCATCGTCGGCGAGAACGGCTCGGGCAAGACGACGCTGATCAAGCTGCTTCTCGGCCTCTACCCGCCACAAGCGGGAGAGATCCTGCTCGACGGCGTGCCGGTGACGGCGCAGACGCGCGACGCCTACCGCCAGCACTTCTCGGCGATCTTCTTCGACTACCACCTGTTCGACGACTTGATCCCCGCAGACGGCGCCGACCCTGATGCCGCCCGGCCCCTGCTGGAACGGCTCGATCTGGCCCACAAGGTCGGCATCAGCGAGGGACGCTTCTCCACCACCGATCTCTCGACCGGCCAGCGCAAGCGCCTCGCCCTGGTCCAGACCGTTCTCGAAGGACGCCCGGTCCTCGTGCTGGACGAGTGGGCCGCGGAACAGGATCCGACCTTCCGGCGCCGCTTCTACGAGGAGCTTCTGCCGGATCTGCGAAGCGGCGGCCGAACCCTCATCGTCATCAGCCACGACGACCGCTACTTCGGTGCCGCCGACCGGGTGCTGCACTTGGCGGAAGGGCGGATCGTGGCGATCACGGAGAGGGCGATGGCCGAACCGGCCTGA
- a CDS encoding HAD family hydrolase, producing the protein MSKIDVDTLIVDLDNTLFDWFAVWHASFNPIYQLLLSSTSLPAERVEADIRRIHQARCTSEYTFLVNEFECIAPIIDSQDFRNSLDAALLASKRGRDANMRLYPEVFRSLWNIKNRGTKIIAYTESMGFYSAYRLKRFGLDGVIDVLFCPQDHETPSGISVEKLRSLPDEFYELQVTELRHTPPGELKPNPRVLLDIIQTVGAATKRCAYVGDSLFKDVAMARDISVFDIHAKYGESQRKPEYELLRKVSHWTESDVKREKEIIERGHNFTPSATLESSFSEIFNFCNFVEFDDKKADEKKEQDQKNALEAWKKTVDVQQHFNDLSMRTRNFAITVVGALIAAVGFTYQQGLQVEILGLKAAAGVGFVVAAAFAWLAFFFMDYYWYHIFLKGAVAHAAEIESRFKDEIPGIGLGNSISAVSSNVSFMGFRINSSRRLLLFYSLGAAMIGVVFVTLLGAKPIVGSAVAPINRQVQ; encoded by the coding sequence ATGTCAAAGATCGATGTCGATACTCTCATTGTTGATTTGGACAATACTCTTTTTGATTGGTTTGCTGTTTGGCATGCCTCGTTCAACCCAATCTATCAGCTGCTTTTAAGTTCAACATCTCTTCCCGCAGAACGTGTCGAGGCAGATATTCGACGCATTCATCAAGCAAGATGCACCTCAGAATACACGTTTCTTGTAAATGAATTCGAATGCATTGCTCCAATTATCGATTCTCAGGATTTTAGAAACTCGTTAGATGCAGCACTTCTCGCCTCAAAAAGGGGCCGCGACGCAAACATGCGTCTCTACCCCGAAGTCTTTCGGAGCTTGTGGAACATAAAAAATAGAGGAACCAAAATAATAGCTTATACTGAGTCTATGGGATTTTATAGTGCATACAGATTGAAAAGATTCGGTCTTGATGGTGTGATTGACGTCCTTTTTTGCCCACAAGACCACGAAACGCCTTCGGGTATTAGCGTAGAAAAACTGCGCAGCTTACCTGACGAATTTTATGAGCTTCAAGTGACCGAGCTTCGGCATACGCCACCTGGTGAGTTGAAGCCTAATCCGCGTGTTTTGCTTGACATAATTCAGACGGTAGGTGCGGCGACTAAGCGCTGCGCATACGTAGGCGACAGTCTTTTTAAAGATGTCGCGATGGCGCGGGACATCAGTGTATTCGATATTCATGCCAAGTATGGTGAGAGCCAGAGAAAGCCCGAATACGAATTGCTCAGGAAAGTATCGCATTGGACTGAGAGCGATGTGAAACGTGAAAAAGAAATCATTGAAAGAGGCCATAATTTCACACCAAGCGCGACGCTAGAAAGTAGTTTCTCGGAAATATTCAATTTCTGCAATTTTGTTGAGTTTGACGATAAGAAGGCGGATGAGAAAAAGGAGCAAGATCAAAAAAATGCCCTAGAAGCCTGGAAAAAAACTGTCGATGTCCAGCAACATTTCAATGACCTGTCTATGCGCACTCGAAACTTCGCCATAACGGTTGTGGGCGCTTTGATTGCAGCTGTGGGATTTACATATCAGCAAGGGCTACAAGTTGAAATATTGGGCCTCAAGGCCGCTGCTGGAGTTGGATTTGTAGTTGCGGCTGCTTTTGCTTGGCTTGCATTTTTCTTTATGGATTACTATTGGTATCATATATTTTTGAAGGGCGCAGTTGCCCATGCTGCAGAAATAGAGAGCAGATTTAAAGATGAAATTCCTGGTATTGGGCTTGGCAATTCAATATCGGCAGTAAGTAGCAATGTAAGTTTCATGGGTTTTCGGATCAATTCAAGTCGCAGGCTCTTGCTGTTCTATTCTTTGGGCGCGGCGATGATTGGGGTTGTGTTTGTGACACTGTTGGGCGCAAAGCCTATTGTGGGAAGTGCCGTTGCCCCTATCAACCGGCAAGTGCAATAG